The Pricia mediterranea genome includes a window with the following:
- a CDS encoding acetyltransferase, with protein MKNIVIIGASGHGSMVLDCIEKEGRYSVIGFLDSYRKKGDLQNGYEILGSEMDLPECIEKFNIAGVIPAIGNNWTRKLMMDAVEKMVPGLEVVSAIHPSAQIGKDVEIGRGTVIMAGGIINANSTIGKCCIVNTNSSLGHDGIMSDFSTISSGVCTGGNLYLGQFSALSLGTNVIENIRIGENCLVGAGSLVVKDVGDHSVAYGSPARFVRKRKVDDPYLSGDLKSTGSPVPTIKSLNPRKVI; from the coding sequence ATGAAGAACATTGTTATTATTGGAGCCTCCGGTCACGGTTCTATGGTGCTGGATTGTATTGAGAAAGAGGGCCGGTACAGCGTTATCGGCTTTTTGGATTCCTATCGGAAGAAAGGTGATCTACAGAACGGTTATGAGATTTTGGGAAGCGAAATGGACCTTCCCGAGTGTATAGAGAAATTTAACATTGCCGGGGTCATCCCCGCAATAGGGAACAACTGGACCCGAAAACTGATGATGGACGCTGTAGAGAAAATGGTGCCTGGGTTAGAGGTTGTCTCTGCGATCCACCCCAGCGCCCAAATCGGTAAGGACGTTGAAATAGGACGGGGTACGGTGATTATGGCAGGGGGTATCATCAATGCCAATTCGACTATTGGCAAATGTTGTATCGTGAATACCAACTCATCCTTGGGTCACGACGGTATTATGAGCGATTTCTCGACCATTTCTTCCGGGGTATGCACGGGAGGTAATTTGTATCTGGGACAGTTTTCTGCATTGTCCTTGGGAACCAATGTAATAGAGAATATAAGGATTGGCGAAAACTGTTTGGTCGGTGCCGGTTCATTAGTGGTTAAAGACGTAGGCGATCATTCGGTAGCCTACGGTAGCCCCGCTCGTTTTGTCAGGAAACGAAAGGTCGATGACCCTTATTTGAGTGGGGATTTGAAATCTACCGGCAGCCCGGTACCCACCATAAAGAGCCTAAACCCCCGGAAAGTGATTTGA